tctatTTTTTGTGTGCACTCCCAAACCCCATGTTTATAATCGTTCGCCATAGCACTGCTGTTAGTTGCTTTTATTCTTGTAGTAAATTGCGCGGGTAAAACAGACAACATAGTACTTTTTCTCATTAATTATCCAgttcatacatacacatacttgTAGCATTTCACTCCCACTGTCATGTGTAACATAATGTGTTCACGTTGCTATTCATCTTCCTCATTCACACActtttattaaaataatccaTGATCTTGCCTTTTCTCTTGTCCATGATCTGCCAATGGACAAGAATAATCACCAATTTAAATGTGATTAACCAAATTgattcatttattattattgctgTTGTGTTACGTGGAGGTTAGCAGCTTAGGCCATTGACTCATCTTTCTCAGGAAGGTAGAGTTACCTTTAGGTAGCATCTTCTTCGTCTTCCAAGAACACTGCGTATAACCTCACGATAGCCTAGCAGGCTGGTGGCAAGGCTGAATCGCAGAAATAAATGCATGCTATTTTTTCCTTCCTTTATTTTGCACGACATTTCTCGTAGAAGGCTTATGGCGGATTGAAAAAACCCTTACGCGGGCATTCCAAACTTTTTAATGCAGGAAGCActctgggtacacacacacacacatatatggtgcaaacacacatcaggtatacacacacaatgactcCAACCTCCAGCTGTGATGCAGGCACTGCACATGAATACACACTCAGCTAGCCATGAAAACTGTAGTCAGGCACTgcactcctctcatctcccactGTCCCCTCAAACTgctccccctgaccctccccctccactcctaccaccctgctcctactaccctgctctcaccaCCCTGCTCCTACCACCCTGCTCCTACCACCCTGCTCTTACCACCCTGCTCTTACCACCCTGCTCTTACCACCCTGCTCTTACCACCCTGCTCCTACCACCCTGCTCCTACCACCCTGCTCTTACCACCCTGCTCCTACCATCCTGCTCCTACCACCCTGCTCCTACCACCCTGCTCTTACCACCCTGCTCTTACCACCCTGCTCCTACCACCCTGCTCTTACCACCCTGCTCCTACCACTCTGCTCCTACCACCCTTCTCTTACCACCCTGCTCTTACCACCCTGCTCCTACCACCCTGCTCCTACTACCCTGCTCTTACCACCCTGCTCTTACCACCCTGCTCCTACCACCCTGCTCCTACCACCCTGCTCTTACCACCCTGCTCCTACCACCCTGCTCTTACCACCCTGCTCTTACCACCCTGCTCCTACCACCCTGCTCTTACCACCTTGCTCCTACAACCCTGCTCCTACCACCCTGCTCTTACCACCCTGCTCCTACCATCCTGCTCCTACCACCCTGCTCTTACCACCCTGCTCCTACCACCCTGCTCTCACCACCCTGCTCCTACCATCCTGCTCCTACCACCCTGCTCTTACCACCCTGCTCCTACCACCCTGCTCctactaccctgctctcaccaCCCTGCTCTCACCACCCTGCTCCTACCACCCTGCTCCTACCACCCTGCTCTCACCACCCTGCTCTTACCACCCTGCTCCTACCACCCTGCTCCTACCACCCTGCTCCTACCACCCTGCTCCTACTACCCTGCTCCTACTACCCTTCTCTTACCACCCTGCTCTTACCACCCTGCTCTTACCACCCTGCTCTTACCACCCTGCTCCTACTACCCTGCTCCTACTACCCTTCTCTTACCACCCTGCTCTTACCACCCTGCTCCTACCACCCTGCTCCTACTACCCTTCTCTTACCACCCTGCTCCTACCACCCTGCTCTTACCATCCTGCTCTTACCACCCTGCTCTTACCAAACTACTTCTAGGGGGAAATGCAGTGTGGCGTTGTTGAACGAGACAGAAGCGGTCCTCTCCTACCTTGACAAAGAGGTGAGAGACGTCAGACGTCTGCGCTGTTCACAGTAAAACAGATTCTCACTGATTTGCATTGTCCACTTGTATTTGCCTGTgcactaactgtgtgtgtgtgtgtctctgtctgcaggATACATTCTTCTACTCTCTAGTGTATGACCCCACACAGAAGACCCTGCTGGCTGATAAGGGAGAGATCCGGGTGGGACCACGCTTCCAGGCTGACGTACCAGAGATGTTACAGGAGGgtgagctacacacacactctctctctctctctctctctctctctctctctctctctctctctctctctctctctctctctctctctctctctctctctctctctctctctctctctctctctctctctctctctctctctctctctctctctctctctctctctctctctctctctctctctctctctctccctctctccctctctctatttctatttatttctctcactctcactcactctctcactctctctatttcactctcactcacactcactcactcactcacattcaCTCattaactctctctttctcattctctctctccctccctcttctttccctccctccctccctccctccccctccctgcctgtgGTCTCCTAGACGAGGCAGATGAGAGAGACCAGTCCAAGCTGGAGGAGAAGTTGTGGGATCCACAGTGTCCTCTGAGCAGCAGACAGATCGACCAGTTCCTTGTGGTTGCACGGTAGGaagctgacccctgaccccggcATCCACCCCTTACCCCGGCCTGgacctctgcctccacccctgacccctgcctgCATCCTTGACCCCGGCCTGCACCCCTGACTCCTGACATTGGAGATGCCCATATCGGGATGTCAGCTTACTCTGTCCTGCATACTTGCATAGGGATGGGAATCCTTTGGTACCTAtggattcttggggtcacaatTCGATGAAAAATTGATTCACGATTTTCCCAAGAAAAAAGATCCCCCCACTCCTATACTTGCAGCAGTTCATATAACTGTCCTTTACTCCCATCCTCAAACCCTGACCACCACATCTGCCTTCTGCGGTTGGCTCacgatgctgtgtgtgtgtgtgtttacagggcGGTGGGTACATTTGCGCGAGCTTTGGACTGCAGCAGCTCAGTCAGACAGCCTAGCTTACACATGAGTGCTGCTGCAGCGTCACGAGACATCACACTGGtgagactctcacacacacacacacatacacacacagacacacacacagagactgcaACCACGTAGCATCGCCTCAAGTTAAACAGACAGTCGGCTGACGGGTGGTTACCTTAACCCTAAACACGTCCCTCTACACGTATGCAGTTCCACGCGATGGACACGCTGCATCGCCATGGTTACGACCTGTCCAGCGCCCTGAGCGTGCTGGTGCCGGCGGGGGGTCCGGTGCTGTGCCGGGACGAGATGGAGGAGTGGAGCGCCTCCGAGGCCAGCATGTTCGAAGAGGCCCTGGAGAAATACGGCAAAGACTTCAACGACATCCGACAAGACttcgtaagtgtgtgtgtgtgtgtgtgtgtgtgaaagccgCTCGGAATAATGAGTATTTATCTACAGTGTATAGCCGGCCATCATTTCTTTGGTCTGCCAGCTCTGCTCATGAATATTCATGTCGGATATGGCACCCACACTGCAGAGTTAAGAATAACATccatattctctctctgtccctttctctctttatctctcttcctgtctccctctctctatccctgtctctctcttttcatctctctctctttatctctccccctgtcttgctacctctctctccctcctcctgtctctcttcacttctccctccccccctctgttgTGTCTCTGCCCCCAGCTGCCCTGGAAGTCTCTGACCAGCATCATAGAGTACTACTACATGTGGAAGACAACAGACAGATATGTCCAGCAGGTGAGGCCATGGGGGTAGGGGCAGTTGGGGTCAGGCTAACACCGCCAGGCTAACACCACCAGGCCAACACCGCCAGGCTAACACCGCCAGGCTAACACCGCCAGGCCAACACCGCCAGGCCAACACCGCTAGGCCAACACCGCCAGGCTAACACCGCTAGGCTAACACCGCCAGGCTAACACCACCAGGCTAACACCGCTAGGCTAACACCACCAGGCTAACACCGCCAGGCCAACACCGCTAGGCTAACACCGCCAGGCCAACACTGTTAGGCTAACACCGCCAGGCTAACACCGCCAGGCCAACACCGCTAGGCTAACACCGCCAGGCTAACACCGCTAGGCTAACACCGCCAGGCTAACACCACCAGGCTAACACCACCAGGCCAACACCGCTAGGCTAACACCGCCAGGCCAACACTGTTAGGCTAACACCGCCAGGCTAACACCGCTAGGCTAACACCACCAGGCTAACACAGCCTGTGTTCCTACTCGGAGAGGCACAGAAAGCTCTCCAAGGTGACGTGACCTCAGTGAGTAGTAACCTGTGTCTgatctctcgtgtgtgtgtgtgtccttctctctgAGCAGAAGAGGCTGAAAGCCGCAGAAGCAGAGAGCAAACTCAAGCAGGTTTACATCCCCACATAGTGAGTGACAAAACGACAAGTGCGTCTGTGAACCTTGGTTACGTTACCTCAGGCAGCAGGAGAAAAGCTGCAGGTGTGTAACATGCTGCTTCTGTGTATCCGCAGTAACAAGCCCAACCCCAATCAGATCTCTGTGACCAATGGGAAGATGGCGACAGTAAACGGGGCGGGGCCCGGGGCCTATCACACAGCGGGAAGTGgcacaggaggaggaacaggagcaggaacaggaggagcaggaacgggagcaggaacaggaggagcaggaacgGGAGGAGCAGGAACGGGAGGAGGCAGAGCCTGTGAAACCTGCTActgtgagtgagagggagggagggagggagggagggagggagggagggagggagggagggagggagagcagtagGTAAGGTAACAGATCGGGGTTGGAAGACCCAGAGCCAGGCAATGAGATCAGATCTGTtggtgaaggaaggaggaagtgtGGTGGTTGATCATCTCTTAATCAGCTCCGACATCAGCACAGCCCTTCCCCGTGTACGCTGGTTCACCAAGACTGTGtagcagaggcctgttccataaaggccgctcaaaaaagctggaCTAAAAgacttaaagtcccaaaccagacttgaattggtttaattagtcaaggggggctaaagcggttccataaaggccaatttcagctcacgaaATCCTagtaattcaagtcagatttaagtagtcaagctaattgcgagtgcaccctattcttaaacagcccgagaggtaaaacagggatcatacaatccaccacggcaaaagcaatccACACAGCCACGTGACGTcgtccagaaagaacgttccctttaagacGTGTACTATGACAgttccctcatccaccgcttcatcaaacTAAAATGATACGTCATGATTGacatgaacgataggctacgtaggtcgagtTCCTTTTTGAGACCTttacttcgttgattaaaagACAGACACCCTCTGAACACATCTAAATGGGCTTTTTTgactttgttttaaataaatagcctactattaatcaatacattacccagcagcctaactttttaacatggttgttgTGTCGGGAAAAGGGAGGATAGATGTAGCCTatagatttaggtttgttttgcaattgtagtaGCCTGGCtaccagcccaacttatcccccgcccacaaaaaaatttggtcgggaagttgggtctggagtagctcgttgcggaaaaactatatccgaacaggagctgttcggaccaatcaaattgtcagggcaggctttatacgatgatggacagatgatcaacagtaacgtaatcaacaacgtcgccaaagagagcttgggttgaatttgttttcaacaaacaacatattacgttcctctgattggttgtaggtctatccaattgagcaaagaggcatttgttttacgagttcggttgaaacacgccccatagtcacagcacaacggagagttatcagactcatattctgactacaattatgagtatgacaacatcaggctacaattgtaggctactgttaacaattatatcgcTATGATAATAATACTCGGATAGTTTTGATCGAGATTGGCCTGTgactgatgcctaaacatttgaaatcacaaactaccatACAGTATAGCCATATGTTTAACGTGGCTATAttgtgtatcaaatcattgtttaacattgtttaatgcattaggctaaatgttgtagcctatgtaggctatttaagtagattttctataaatgtagcctacatattgaactgatgagaattagaaaatgaaaatatccgtggtaaatcatcgttttcccgttgggtcagtgttagagGAACGCCTGGTTAAGCAAGAACACggtctaagcctgacagttagcctgacccggaccaggctagtttcgaagcataagttaccatagtaactgagtttgaactacgttgagctagctttatggaactgaatgaactagaaatgagtccaactaactgacataagtctggcttattcagCAAACTCGCTTTATGGGACAGGCCTCAGGAGTCATTCATCACCAAAACCTACCACTGCAAGAATTCTCACCACATACTgaccactaaaacacacacactatgctaaTGCTGCTTAttccctgtgcgtgtgtgtgttccccagccATGCAGTCAGCCCAGTGGTACTCGTGGGGTCCTCCTAACATGCAGTGtcgcctgtgtgtgtcctgctggaTGTACTGGAAGAAGTATGGTGGCCTGAAGATGCCAAGCAGAGCTGAGGGGCCCGAGGAGAGGACGTCCCCCACCCCAACCACCAACGTAAgatctccccagccctgtctccccagccctgcctccccagcactgtctccctgtctccccagccctgcctccccagcactgtctccccagccctgtctccctgtctccccagccctgtctccccagccctgcctccccagcactgtctccctgtctccccagccctgtcccccagcactgtctccccagccctgcctccccagccctgtctccccagccctgtctccccagccctgtctccccagcgctgtctccccagccctgtctccccagccccGTCTCCCCGTATCCCCAGccttgtctccctgtctcactagccttgtctccccagccctgtctccccagcgctgtctccctgcctccccagccctgtctccttgtctccccagccctgtctccccagccctgtctccccgTCTCCCCAGCCCGGtctcccagccctgtctccctgtgtcaccaaccctgtctccctgtctcaccagccctgtctccctgtctctccagccctgtctccccgcctccccagccctgtctccctgcctccccagccccgtctccctgtctccccagcaCTGTCCCTGTCTCACCAGCCTTGTCTCCAcagccctgtctccccagctctgtctccttgtctccccAGTTCTGTTTCCCCAGCTCTGTttccccagccctgtctccccagccatgtctccccagccctgtctcaccagccctgtctccctgtctcaccagccctgtctcaccctccctgtctccccagccctgtctccccagccatgtctccccagccctgtctcaccagccctgtctccctgtctcaccagccctgtctcaccctccctgtctccccagccctgtctccccagccatgtctccccagccctgtctcaccagccctgtctccctgtctcaccagccctgtctcaccctccctgtctcaccagcCCTGTCTcaccagccctgtctccctgtctcaccagccctgtctcaccctccctgtctccccagccctgtctccctgtctccccagccctgtctccctgtctccccagccctgtctccctgcctccccagccctgtctccccagccctgtctccctgtctccccagccctgtctccctgcctccccagccctgtctccctgtctccccagccctgtctccctgtctccccagccctgtctccccagccctgtctccccagccctgtctctttgtctccccagccctgtctccccagccctgtctccccagccctgtctccccagctctgtctccttgtctccccAGCTCTGTTTCCCCAGCTCTGTTTCCCCAGCACTGTCTCCCCAGCCatgtctccccagccctgtctccccagccctgtctccccagccctgtctctttgtttccccagccctgtctccccagccctgtctcaccagccctgtctccctgtctcaccagccctgtctccccagccctgtctccccagcactgtctccccagccctgtctctttgtttccccagccctgtctccccagccttgtctccccagccctgtctccccagctctgtctccttgtctccccAGCTCTGTTTCCCCAGCTCTGTTTCCCCAGCACTGTCTCCCCAGCCatgtctccccagccctgtctcaccagccctgtctccctgtctcaccagccctgtctcaccctccctgtctccccagccctgtctccctgtctcaccagccctgtctccctgtctcaccagccctgtctcaccctccctgtctcaccctccctgtctccccagccaTGTCTCCCCAGCCatgtctccccagccctgtctccccagccctgtctccctatctccccagacctgtctctttgtctccccagccctgtctccccagccTTTCTACCAAGCAGCACCACTGTCCAGCACAATCTGTCCATGCATAAACTGGCAAACTGGCAGACAGTTTCCTCACAGTTGTATTGCTCTTCCAGTGTTTGTGTCTTTCAACTATTGTATTACActttcttttgtctctctctctctgtctctctctttctgtctctcttgctgtttctctttctctctctccctctcccccgtctctctccgtccAGGAGCCTCGTTCGCGAGGTCACGGGCCCCGCCAGTCCAGTCACATGGTCCCGGTGCGTAACAGTGGCAGCCCCAAGTCGTCCATGAAGACCAAGCAGGCGTTCTTGCTGCAGGCCACACGCCTCACCAAGCTGGCCAGGCACATGTGCCGTGACCTCATCCGGCTGCGCCGTGCCGCGCGACGCCCCTTTGTGCCCATTAACTGTGGGGCCATAAAGGCAGAGTGTAAGAGCTCTTTCAATTCCTAACTTccgctctgtcacacacacacacacacatacacacacacatgttcatacagacacacacttaaactcacACCAGGCCCTTTTCACCCTGGCGCCCCAccccctgcccacacacacacacctctcccccctcccactgctgctccatctcctcccccgcccccccccccccccccccccccgtctgtctctctttctgtttttattattattgttatataattattattattgtttttgtattcttccccccctccccctgtttccAATAAAGACTGCCTGTCCTCATAAGTATTTGAGTTCTGATCATATTTTTCAtttgtctgtttttctgtttttctttgtttttctcattACGGTCTTAAATCACTGTGAGTTCAAAGTTTCCATCACTTACAGCTGTGGAAAACCTTAAAGAGATGCCTTAGTTCAGGGGAGGGCAGagttcagtggttagagcacttcaATCTGGAAACTTTAAACCCctcctgtactgtatgtgtcctTGGACAAAAGTGTAAATAAATGCAATTATTAATGTATTAGTTATTCAAGGATGACcgtccccccaacacacacacacaccacaacccaAACATAATCAGCGCTCTTCCTATCACTGACTGTAGATGATAGTGTCTTCCATATTGTAGTTTGAGCTGTATATTTCCCCAGGCTAGATGAAGGAGGCATATTTTACTAAGAGATGCTCTATTTTGCACAGCTTCCCCTGGGGGTGGCTAGTCCAACCTCTGCTGGTGGGGCTGAAGCGCCTGGTTAAACTGGGAACGTTTCAACCTGTTCAGATGGATAACCAAGCCTAGGGCTCAGCTCCTtgctgtgtgtgcgggtgtgtgtgtgtgtttgatttaaGAGCCTCAGTGCACAAATGAGTGCTTCCCATGCttgtcatgttgtgtgtgtgtgaaaaggagAATGTATTCTAATCAGGGATGGATTGAGACCAGTTATTCAGTTCCTACCTCTTCTAGGATAGAAGCATAAGCAGGCAGTGTTGGGGTACGTGTCAGTCAGAGTGGTGGAACAGGCCTGGCAGGTTCAGCTACAGACCTGCTCCTCTTCACATGAAATATCTCCACACCATCCATTCATCCCCTCCTGAGTTTGACGTTTGTGTCCTTCTGGAtttgttgccatagtaacccCCTACCTACATGCTTCCGTACATGTAAGAACCTTCGCCTGTCACATGGTGGGTTTCATCGAATAGGCTTACTCTCACCTCTCAGCTCTCTTCCGTTTCTACTCTCTCTAACCAGGCTTGCAATACCTTCacccctctcactctgtctctgtctgtgtctgtctctctgtcgctctctctgtgtgaatgtgagagTAGTCTTCTAATAAAGTCACAGCTGAAACCATCCTATCCGAGTCCTTGTGcttcatgtgtctgtgtatctgtccaTCACGTCGCCACACTCACCGATTGGCTGCTCAGACCAGAGGAGCAGGAAGGGATGCCTCCTACTACAGCATGGGCTCTACCTGCCTGTCACCATCCCACCTCAAccaccccctcccatcctctgtGCTTCTGCTGTGGGGTGTGTGAGTACGTGTGCATGCCCGCATGTGTATGCGTCACAAGGTATGTATTCAGCGTGTTTGCATGTGCGTGTGGGCGCCTATTCCTTCTGCGTGTCACCCCTCACACCAGATGGGCTGACTCGTTTCATAGAGAAAACGAAATATGAAATACGTTTTTGTTTTAAGGTTGCCAGATTGAATAATGTTACTGAACATATATTTGAATTTAGTGTTTTCTCCTGACCTGAAATAACTGGATTAAAACTTCCTGCACTTTAAATCTATCGCTAAAGATTATTCATGAACCTGTGGGGCTAGTCAAAAGAAGGGCCAAGGGTTCTGCAAAAATATAGATACAACAGTGGATATGATATGAAGTTAATATTATAAATACAATATAACTTCTGTAAATTTGGAATACAATCCTGTACCTCTGTGAGGTATATGGGGAACAGGCTCCATCAAGGCGTGTGCTGGTTTGGAGAGGTGattccgtgcgtgtgtgtttgtgtatccagATATGTTGCGAGTGTCGGAGGGTCAAGGGGGCAGGCCGCCCAGGATCCGGACCGTTCCGAGAAGCACCCTCACCAGCGTTGTGCAGTTCCTAGGtaatgctcgcacacacacggagGTTAGACATGTCCGTACCATGCAGTGTCTGGAACAATCCCTGTTGTTGTTCCAGAGTCTCGCCCGGCCCCTCCGGCCATGCGCTCCTACCGCACGCCCGGCCTGcaagcccctcccccacgccgcctgctctcttccctcccccatgGACCCCACGGCATGCTGGGCAAGAGGAGCTACCACCACCACAGCAGGATGGAACAGGAGAAAGGctcaggtgacacacacacacagtgcatacaGATGGAACTGATGTAGTCGCGTTGCTTGTCAAGGCTGCTTTCTCCCAATCTTGCCCATACTTGGATTGGAACTCGGGTCTTCCGACTCACAAGCGCGATCACCCCCTTTACAAACACGTCTCTAACCTGCTAAGCCGTCGAAAACTAGCTGTTGGATGGTGCGGGTGGGCGGTGTTTATACTGAGGAATGAGTGTTACCAGTTCAACTtggttacacaaacacaaactgtggTAGAAATGACTCGTTATCAtagctgttctctctgtctgccctgccACAGAGAACCAGGGCCCCACACCTGGCCCCACGCCCGGCCCAGCCTCGGGTCCAGTCCTGGTGGGTAGCCCTCAAACCGCTTCCAGCCTCCTCATGTTCACGGGCTAATCGGTAAACGCTCCTCGTTGACAGTGATGTGCTGACACGACGccgtgtcttgtgtgtgtccttctgattggctgtcaccAGCACAACGGGCGTAGCAGTAGTGGGAGCAGTTCCAGGGGCGGGGTGATGATGCGGAAAAAACGCCCTAACTGGATCGACGCCCCCGATGACAGCTTCTTCCTGGTCACCAGGGAGACAAAGTAGGTGTGGCCAAGCTTCCTCCGTGCCCTCTTATTGGACGCTGGCTTGTCTCTGTGTGAGTGAATGGGAGGCGGGTGGCTGGTGTCTGACTGACAGCAGGCTGCGTGGATGAAGCACCATACAGgcctggacagagagagctacAGAGGGGAGATGCGTTTATCAAACAGTGACCAAAGCAGACCTCACTGGCAAGATAACTGAAGAACTCCACAGCAGCAGGCTAGCGAGCTGAGGATAGAC
This DNA window, taken from Hypomesus transpacificus isolate Combined female chromosome 13, fHypTra1, whole genome shotgun sequence, encodes the following:
- the mta3 gene encoding metastasis-associated protein MTA3, translated to MAANMYRVGDYVFFENSSSNPYLIRRIEELNKTASGNVEAKVVCFYRRRDISHSLIQLADKHAKDLEEEKECPSEAELTDKQKHQLRHRELFLSRQYESLPATHIRGKCSVALLNETEAVLSYLDKEDTFFYSLVYDPTQKTLLADKGEIRVGPRFQADVPEMLQEDEADERDQSKLEEKLWDPQCPLSSRQIDQFLVVARAVGTFARALDCSSSVRQPSLHMSAAAASRDITLFHAMDTLHRHGYDLSSALSVLVPAGGPVLCRDEMEEWSASEASMFEEALEKYGKDFNDIRQDFLPWKSLTSIIEYYYMWKTTDRYVQQKRLKAAEAESKLKQVYIPTYNKPNPNQISVTNGKMATVNGAGPGAYHTAGSGTGGGTGAGTGGAGTGAGTGGAGTGGAGTGGGRACETCYSMQSAQWYSWGPPNMQCRLCVSCWMYWKKYGGLKMPSRAEGPEERTSPTPTTNEPRSRGHGPRQSSHMVPVRNSGSPKSSMKTKQAFLLQATRLTKLARHMCRDLIRLRRAARRPFVPINCGAIKAEYMLRVSEGQGGRPPRIRTVPRSTLTSVVQFLESRPAPPAMRSYRTPGLQAPPPRRLLSSLPHGPHGMLGKRSYHHHSRMEQEKGSENQGPTPGPTPGPASGPVLHNGRSSSGSSSRGGVMMRKKRPNWIDAPDDSFFLVTRETKRARRLLSRSQLRRACRQPCEQITLRRVSQAPPQGPVLAPPHPHPSLRMRGPIVIHD